Part of the Paenibacillus aurantius genome, CGTCCATGGCCACTTCGCATGTGTCGGGCGTCATTGCGCTCATGCTCTCCCTGCGCCCCGGTCTCACCCCACGGGCCATAAAGGAAATCCTCCTCAAGCAGGCAACCGACCTTCCTTCGGGAAAAAGGTCATCGAGCGCCGGGGAGGTCAACGCCCTGCTGAGCGTTCAATCCGCGTTGGGGTAAGGCCCCGGGCGGCTTACCCGGCCATTTCGCGCAAATCCGGCTCCGCCTGGCTAAGCCCCCTCCGTAACGGTGATTTCAAGCCGGCAGGTGCCGGAAGGCTCGCCGGAAACGAACAAATCATAGCTCCAGCTGACCGTTCCCGTTCCATTGACCAGGCGGACCGCCAGCTCACGCGTTTCGGTCCCGAGCTCGAGAAGCCCCTGCGGGGTTTGATAGAACCCGTTCCGGCGGCCGTCCGGCACAAAGGTTTGCTCGGATTCGACGTCCCCGTGGCGCAGAATCCGGATTTCGCCAGGCGCCACCTTCAAGATGGTGGCGGTCCGGCCCATCGCCGGGTCCGTTTCCCGGTAACGGAAATAGAAGGAATCCCCCTTCCGGTACCGTTCCGCGGAGAACGACTGCCGGATTTCTTTGCCGTCTATCCGGCTGTTGATCTGTAAAGTAACGGAATCGGGCATAAACCAATCTTCCTTTCGGCAAGCATCCGGTCTTGCGGTTTTCCCCAGTGTACCCAATCGCCCCCGTTAATTCAAACGGACGGCCGTTCCGCGCCGAATGGGACAGGCCTTTTGATTGAAAACGGTTTACAGAGAAGCTACAATAAAAGAATATGACGACCCTCTAGGATCGCATCAGGCCGAACCGATTAGCATCTCGAGTCAGCCATATAACGAATTTAAGATGGGCGGAATGTTCATGAACCCCAATGTTTTTCAGCTGGTCACCGAGGAGGACTCCCGTCTTCCCTTCTACATAACGAGCCTGGGACGCTGGAACAACCAGGATCCGATCGAACGGAAGGAAGGCTACCGCGACTTTCAATGGATTCAATGCCTCGGAGGAGAGGGCGAGCTTATGGCGGACGGCAAGCGTTGGACCGTAAGCAAGGGCCAGGGGATGCTGCTGCTTCCGAACTCCCCTCACGAATACCGGGCGATCCGGGAGCCCTGGGAGGTCATGTGGGTGACGTTTAACGGCAAGCATGCGGCCGATCTTCTGGCGGAGCTGCATTTTACGGAGACTTCCGTACTCTATGTGTCGAACCCCGATACCTTGCTTTCCAAAATGCACGCGGCCGCCGTGGTGATGCACTCCAAAGACCCCATGCGAAGCTTCGAATGCTCCTCGCTTGTCTACCAACTCATCCTGGATCTGTATACGTACGGCTCCGGGTCCGAGGTCCGCTCCAAGCAGCAGCATTACGAGCAGCTGACGCCGGTCCTTCATTATATTGAAGACCGCTTCGACCGCCCGATCTCGCTTGGGGAGCTGGCGGGCCAGCTCAAGCTGTCGCCCCAGTATACATGCCTGCTCTTTCAGCAGACGATGGGACTCCGTCCCTTCGAGTACATCACGAAGTTCCGCATCCGCAAGGCGAAGGAGATGCTTCTGAAGGAGCAGTCTCTCTCCGTGCAGGAGGTAGCCCGCAAGGTCGGGTACGAGCATCCGAGCTACTTCATCAAGCTGTTCCGCACGGAGGAAGGCATCACGCCAAGCACCTTCCGCCGCGTCCACTGCTCGTCGCCGAGGGCCACTTAGCACTATGCCAAATCCGCTAGTAGGGTTGGCCGGGAAGCGTATTGTCAAGGCATGGGAGGGGCGCACAGGGGGCAAGGAGAGGATGACGCTTGGGCGAACGGCGGCTGGCCACCGGGACGGACCCGGCCCATATAAAAACGCCGCTTCGTGAGCCGTCGAACCCGTAGGGTTCCGGCGAAGCGGCGTTTTGCTATCGCTTTCGGCGGTGCTATTTCACCAGGCCGAGGATAATTTCGCGGACAAGCTTCGAGGCGACAATTGGAGTCTGCTCCGAAGGGTCGTACACCGGAGCGACCTCGACTACATCGGCTCCGACAACATGGATGCCCTCGCCTGCGAGCGCATGAACCGCAGCGAGCAGCTCCTTCGACGTGATGCCGCCCGCTTCCGCGGTTCCCGTTCCCGGAGCGGCCGACGGATCGAGCACATCGATGTCGATCGTCAGATAAACCGGACGTCCCGCGAGCTCCGGAAGCACCTTCTGAAGCGGCTCCAGCACGTCGAACGGATAGAAGTTGATGTTCTCGCGGGCGTAGCGGAACTCCTCTCGTGTGCCGGACCGGATGCCGAACTGGTACACGTTGCGGCCGCCCATCAGCTCCGCCGCTTTGCGGATCGGCGTGGAGTGGGACAGCGGTTCCCCTTCGTACTGCTCGCGCAGGTCGGCGTGGGCGTCGATGTGGATCAGCGCCAGGTCAGGGTATTTCTTGTATACCTCCCGGATGACCGGCCAGGATACCAGGTGCTCTCCGCCCAGTCCGAGCGGGAACTTGCCGTCATCGAGCAGCCCCTTCACGTAGTCGCCGATCATGTCGAGGGCACGGCCCGGGTTGCCGAAGGGAAGCGGAAGATCGCCCGCGTCGAAATAACGGGCCTCGGACAGGTCCTTGTCCAAGTAAGGGCTGTACTCCTCGAGCCCGATCGAAACCTCACGGATCCGGGAAGGGCCGAAACGCGAGCCCGGCCGGAAGCTGACGGTGTAGTCCATCGGCATGCCGTAGATGACCGCCTTCGCGTTCTCGTAATCCGGGGAGCTCGCAATAAATACATTGCCTGAATAAGCATCGTCAAAACGCATTAGGGAGCCTCCTGTAAAGCGCAGCCTGTCCGTCGGAAATCGGGATCAGGCCGGCTCAAGTCAGTATAATAGACAAGTAAAGGGATTACTTAACCAGATCTTCCACGAATTTAGGAAGAACGAAAGCCGCCTTATGCAGGCGAGGCGAATAGTATTTCGTGTCGAGCTCGGGAATTTGCGTCTCGTCCACCTGCAGGGGATCATGCTTCTTGCTCCCCATCGTGAAGGTCCACAGGCCGCTCGGGTAAGTCGGGATGTTCGCGATATAGTTGCGGACAACCGGGAAGATCTCGCGCACGTCGCGGTTGACCGTACGGATGAGGTCCGCCTTGAACCAAGGGTTATCGGTTTGGGCTACGAAAATCCCTTCCTCTTTAAGGGCGTCGTAGATGCCCTGGTAGAAGCCCTTCGTGAACAGCTCGACCGCCGGTCCGACCGGTTCGGTGGAATCCACCATAATGACGTCGTAGGTGTTTTTGTGGTCATGGATGTGCATATAGCCGTCGTTCACGATGACTTCCACGCGGGGGTTGTCCAGCTCGCCGGCAATTTCCGGAAGGAATTGCTTCGAGTAGGTAATGACTTTTCCGTCGATGTCGACGAGAACGGCTTTCTTCACCTTCGGGTGCTTCATGACTTCCCGGATGACGCCGCCGTCTCCGCCGCCCACCACAAGCACATGCTCCGGGTTGGGATGGGTGAAAAGGGCCGGATGCGCGACCATTTCATGGTAAACGAACTCATCCTTCACCGTGGTCATGACCATGCCGTCCAGGGTCAGCATGCGTCCGAACTCTTCCGTATCGATGATCGCCAGGTCCTGAAACTCCGTTTTCTCCGTAACGAGCGTTTCCTTGATCTTAGCCGTGATGCCGAAGTTGTCCGTTTGTTTCTCGGTGTACCACAGTTCCATGTCGATTCCTTCTTTCTGTGTATAGGTAGGGTAATCCAATTGTAACCGCCTCATTATGGCTCTCTGCATTCGCTTCGAATCCGATCCCAGTGCCCGATTTACCAGGCACACCGGTCAATCTCATACCAATTGTATTATAGACAATCAGCGCAAAAAAGCAAGAAACCAAGCACCCTTTTCAGCCGTTTAGAGAGTAGGAGCAAAATAGTTCACGGGGGACGGGTATAGGGATTTCTAACCTTTTCCATACTAATAGAAACAACCGTTGGGCTGGCGCCTTATCCGGTAACTTTGTCGGCGGGAAACCCTCAGGATCCACACGAAAATCAATAGGAAAGCAGACCGACACTGGAAAAGACCGCTATAAGATCAGCATGGCCGGCCGGCACCGGAAGACCCATGCGCCAGGCAGGCAAACGAGCCCATCAGGCTTTCCCGGACAGGACGGGCAGCCGGAAAGGAGAGGCCATGGAGCCATACTCTCGCAAAAAACGCAAAGCCGGGGTCCAGGATGAGGACCCTGTCCTCCTCTGGTTCCGCCGTCTAAAGAGGCTCGCCGCGCTCGGCCTCTCCCTTCTCGTGATCGGAACCGTGGCGGGCGCACTCTTCCTGCTATACCTCCGATCCGATGCTCTTCCGGTCTCGAGCGTGACCCTTACCCCTCAAATCTACGATGCTCAAGGGGAGCTGATCGATGCCTATCAAGGGGGCCAGAAGCGTCAGCCGGTGGCGTTGAAGGACATTTCCCCTTATCTCGTTAAAGCGACGATCGCCATTGAGGACAGCCGGTTCTACGAGCATTTCGGCATCGATCCGAAGGGGCTTGCCCGGGCGGTCGTCACCGACATCAAAACGCTGTCCATGGAGCAGGGGGCGAGCACGATCACCCAGCAGCTGGCCCGCAACCTGTACCTCAGCCACGAACGCACGTGGAGCCGCAAAATGAAGGAAGCCGTCTACGCCCTGCAGCTGGAGACGCAGCTGAGCAAGGATCAGATTCTCGAGCAGTACTTGAACCAAATCTACTACGGCCATTCCGCCTACGGCATCCAGGCCGCCTCCCGCATGTTCTTCGACAAAGACGCCAAGGACCTGGATCTGGCGGAAAGCTCCCTTCTCGCCGGCGTGCCGAAAGGGCCGCGCTATTACTCGCCTTATCTGGATATGAACAATGCGAAGGACCGGCAGCGGCTTATTCTCGACGCCATGGTCCGGCACAACGACATTACCAAGGAAGAGGCCGACCGGGCTTATGAGGAGAAGCTGACCATCGTGCCCCAGCAGCCGACGCCTCCGGCCGAGGCTCCTTACTTCCGGGACTATATCCGCAGCGTGGTCACCGAGAAGCTGAACATCAGCGAAGCCCTCTACGATTCGGGCGGGTTAAAAATCTACACGACGCTCGACCTGCGGGCCCAGAAAATAGCTGAGGAAGCCATCGGCAAGCAGCTTAAGGACGCCCCCGAGCTGCAGGCGGCGCTGGTCTCCCTGGATCCGCGTA contains:
- a CDS encoding DUF1934 domain-containing protein, which encodes MPDSVTLQINSRIDGKEIRQSFSAERYRKGDSFYFRYRETDPAMGRTATILKVAPGEIRILRHGDVESEQTFVPDGRRNGFYQTPQGLLELGTETRELAVRLVNGTGTVSWSYDLFVSGEPSGTCRLEITVTEGA
- a CDS encoding AraC family transcriptional regulator, which gives rise to MNPNVFQLVTEEDSRLPFYITSLGRWNNQDPIERKEGYRDFQWIQCLGGEGELMADGKRWTVSKGQGMLLLPNSPHEYRAIREPWEVMWVTFNGKHAADLLAELHFTETSVLYVSNPDTLLSKMHAAAVVMHSKDPMRSFECSSLVYQLILDLYTYGSGSEVRSKQQHYEQLTPVLHYIEDRFDRPISLGELAGQLKLSPQYTCLLFQQTMGLRPFEYITKFRIRKAKEMLLKEQSLSVQEVARKVGYEHPSYFIKLFRTEEGITPSTFRRVHCSSPRAT
- the speB gene encoding agmatinase, whose amino-acid sequence is MRFDDAYSGNVFIASSPDYENAKAVIYGMPMDYTVSFRPGSRFGPSRIREVSIGLEEYSPYLDKDLSEARYFDAGDLPLPFGNPGRALDMIGDYVKGLLDDGKFPLGLGGEHLVSWPVIREVYKKYPDLALIHIDAHADLREQYEGEPLSHSTPIRKAAELMGGRNVYQFGIRSGTREEFRYARENINFYPFDVLEPLQKVLPELAGRPVYLTIDIDVLDPSAAPGTGTAEAGGITSKELLAAVHALAGEGIHVVGADVVEVAPVYDPSEQTPIVASKLVREIILGLVK
- the speE gene encoding polyamine aminopropyltransferase, coding for MELWYTEKQTDNFGITAKIKETLVTEKTEFQDLAIIDTEEFGRMLTLDGMVMTTVKDEFVYHEMVAHPALFTHPNPEHVLVVGGGDGGVIREVMKHPKVKKAVLVDIDGKVITYSKQFLPEIAGELDNPRVEVIVNDGYMHIHDHKNTYDVIMVDSTEPVGPAVELFTKGFYQGIYDALKEEGIFVAQTDNPWFKADLIRTVNRDVREIFPVVRNYIANIPTYPSGLWTFTMGSKKHDPLQVDETQIPELDTKYYSPRLHKAAFVLPKFVEDLVK
- a CDS encoding transglycosylase domain-containing protein is translated as MEPYSRKKRKAGVQDEDPVLLWFRRLKRLAALGLSLLVIGTVAGALFLLYLRSDALPVSSVTLTPQIYDAQGELIDAYQGGQKRQPVALKDISPYLVKATIAIEDSRFYEHFGIDPKGLARAVVTDIKTLSMEQGASTITQQLARNLYLSHERTWSRKMKEAVYALQLETQLSKDQILEQYLNQIYYGHSAYGIQAASRMFFDKDAKDLDLAESSLLAGVPKGPRYYSPYLDMNNAKDRQRLILDAMVRHNDITKEEADRAYEEKLTIVPQQPTPPAEAPYFRDYIRSVVTEKLNISEALYDSGGLKIYTTLDLRAQKIAEEAIGKQLKDAPELQAALVSLDPRNGAIKAMVGGRSYGANQFNRAFATTRQPGSSFKPIVYLTALKNHFTPLQKYKDDPTEFSYEDGKKTYKPNNFDNKYTHEWLDMRRAISTSNNIYAVHTILDVGTDKVIDTARQLGVTSRLEPLPSLALGSFPVSPYEMASAFGTFANLGVRTEPNAILRIEDNAGKILYRSKPKQEKVIDPAQAYVMTNLMESVFEEGGTGFRVSDLMKRPVAGKTGTTNTDAWMVGYTPELSTAVWVGYDKDRVISSAESHKAAPIFAEYTEGALEAIPPKQFTVPEGVVTVYIDPESGKLANEACPHSQLQAFVQGTEPTEYCSGGSGTGAQDKGRENKSWWDDLKRWWND